The nucleotide sequence ttcccaattcctgtctgataacatcataatttccttttccccaattaaataccttccctcggtaactgctcctttcactctccaaggccaTGCTAAAcatgaggcagttgtgatcactttcaccaaagtgctctcccactgcgagatctgacacctgtcctggctcgttgccgagcaccaaatccaaaatggcctctctcctCGTTGGTCTGTTAACATAcggagtaaggaaaccctcctgaacacacctgacaaaaaaaaggctccatccaaaccatctgcacttatgaggttccagtcgatattgggaaagttgaaatcacccataacaacaaccctgctacttttgcatttttccagaatctgcgtGCCTATGCGATCTTCAATCTCTACTGCTATTagatggtctgtagaaaacctccAATgcggtggctgctcccttgctgttcctaacttctacTCATACTggctcagtagacaaaccttcctcaacaacttttgtttctgtagctgtgatgcactctctgattagcaatacACCCTCtcttctttttccaccctccctgctcGTTTTatatgttctaaaccctggaacatcaagcaaccattcctgtccctgtgaaacccacgtctccattatggccacaacattgtagctccaagtactgatccatgctctaagttcaccACTCTTATTctggacactccttgcattaaagcagacacactaaTTCACAAATGTGGTTCAACATTATCTTCACAAGGTCAATAGGTGATGGATAATAAATATAGATCACATGAAGATTACATCCCATAAATAGATAAAAGAAAAACCAATCACAAGTTTTTATTTCCTAATACTCATCTCTGCAGAGTTCTGGAAATGGTTTGCCTTTTAATGCTAACATTTGATCACACTATGAGATCGACTTATCTATGCTTATTTCAAATAAGCAGTCATTACAATATGCACAGAAAAATTAGTTGTCTTGAGGGGCTCTGATGACCATTTCATAaaagtgaggggcatggatatggtaaataggcaaggtcttttcccagggtgcccaaaactagagggctaagtttaaggtgagaagagaaagacataaaagaacTTAACAGGCAACTTTTTAAAAGGCAatgtgtggtgcgtgtatggaatgagctgccagaggaagaggtggaggctggtaaaattacaacatttaaaaggattggtatacgaataggaaggatttagagggataggggccaaacactggcaaatggacTAAATTTAGTTagaaaatctggttggcatggacacgttagattgaaggatctgttttcttgctgtatatctctaggaCTCTAAAATGTCTACACGCCAAATTAGATTACAGTATAAATTTATCTAATGCATTACTTGATTAATTATATAGCGGAGTGTACTGTTCATTTTAGTTACAGTCCACACAAAAAAGCTGCTTGAAATttggagaaacaaaaaaaaataatggGAGTAACCCATTGAgcttgatccaccattcaatatggtcgaTCATCCATCTCAGTAGCCTGGTCTTTCTTTTGGCATATGCCCTTTGTCCTTTTAGCTCTAAGAACTatgtctaactccttcttgaaaacattcaatgttttggcttcaaccctTCTTCTATGAAAGAAAATtccctctctgggtgaagaaatttctcctcatctcaggccaaccaggtttccttaaactgtgaccctcaCTTCTGGAATCCATGAtcattggcaacatccttcttgcatttaccttgtcaagttcTGTTGGAATTTTGTAGGTTTCCCccatcattcttctcaactccagtaaACATTATTCAAGGGATTTGAACAAGCTCAGACAATTTCAAGAAGGGCTTTAAATGGATCTTCAAAATGCAGGAAAGCAGTATTAACTGTATTCATTTCCCATACAACTAAAATTTGGGAATACCCGTATTAGATTAACAAATGTAAAAAGGGAACTCATATTGCAGATTACCAACGTGGCAATTAGAATACAAACATTTCTTACAAATATGTCAGAACAAGGTTAAGAACTGAACTAATGTCAAGACAAATACTTATCACATCTGCTGGATTACTTTTAGAACTGATATTGGACATTATAGattattaaaatttaattttcatttaagCATCAGTTTATTATTCTTGAACATTTGTTGGAGCCTTGCACTTTCAGAAGTGAAAATAACATTTTTGCTTGAAGagatgtttaaaaaataaatagagTGCTGAAAGAAATAGAAGGCTGAAACTACATTCCAAAAATTAGGATCAAAAGACTTAGTCTCTgatgaaagaaatggcagaataagcCAAAGCAAAAACACTTCTAGAATTAAAATACTGTTGTGCATTTACAACAGGTAATTTGCCTACCCATAGGCAGCTTAGGAAATGATGTTATACATTGTCAACAAACAGAATGGTGTGTAAACGGCAAATTAATTTTCATGAAGTATAAAGTGATACATTTTGCTacaaaaatgaaagaaagaaactaCTACTTGGATAATAATAGACTAGATGGCATAGAGGAACAAAAGAGATCCAAGGACGCATAGTAGATACTGATAAAACCTTGATTTCTTTTTTGTATGAAATAGCCAATGTGTCCAAGAATGTAGCATTTTAAAACCTTAACACGTTTAAAACTGATCTAGGATCAGTTTACAAAATTGTTAGCTACCATGTATAAACAGGAAATACATATATATTATTTGTTTACATATTGCATATTCATTTAAATGATATGTAATAACTATATACTGCTTTTGTTTTTGTAAGATTCTAACATGAAAGGAAATGTTGATTTTGTATTATGTGCAATCAAGTGCACTAATTTTTTTGTTAGTGCATCACGGGCCACAAcaacaggttgttctgctataacccacgtttcattaatgcaaatttgctgtaacatgatTCACAAATTGGAAACACAGTTTCTAACGTGTATTGGCTGTAAAGTGATTACATCGctaacactttaagtgctgtttctaaagcgcaattgTTCCATAACCCAAGGTTACAAAAGAATGCAAccatcgcattatagaagaacaACCTTTAGCtgtttaaaaaacaaaaacaaaataaaaggacTTCAATATTTGAATATACCTTTGCACCGTGTGCTTGGTGAATAATCTTTAATGTATCTGCGGAGAGATTGAAATTAGTAAAAGTTACTCTGTTCAGAAACAAAAAATTTTATCTGGATGATTCTGTGTCTGCTTTCTCAACCAGTGTTCAACACTCTATATTTTTCGTTCTCTATTCTTGTTTTCATCACCTAGTGAACCTGTAGTTAGATTTATTTGTCTGATCCTTTTGTCAACATGAAAATAATCTGGTTTATCCCTCTAAAGCTTGGGAAGAATCAAGCTGGCACTATAAACAGCTAGGGAATATCAGACTGGATCATATAGTAATAACTGAATTACTTGGCTGAATCATAATTACTCATACTTTCCTTCAAACAAGAGTGTTCAGAAAACTGAAACGCGAAAAGTACTGTTGCTTTGCAGCCTTCTTAACTCTTCTTGAACACAGTAGGCTGAAGGAAAATAATTATAACTAGAAAGAAGGCTGATAGCGGCCTAGCTAATATAGTATATAATATACATTATTAATGAGTTAGAGGGAAGACATAATTGCTAGTCATCTGCGACAGCAGGATCGTATAATACCATGACTAACACTACTCagtcaaaagaacaaagaaaaatagtTGAAAGACTGACTATTATAATGCTTGGCAATTATGCCTCATGGCCAGAAATATTCAAAGGTTATCTAGAGAATTATTGCGCAGAGGTTGATTGTCATACTCTACGAAACTTCAAAATCATTGAAATGTTAGTTAAGTGAAATCTAATGCACCAGATTTTCCAAGGAGTAGCATTCATAATCAAATTGACAGTTCCCTCTACTTTTATGATGGTAAGAAAGATCTCTGTATTTCAATCTTGGCTTCTTCAAAAATGCTTAGCATATCTTAAATCTAAGAAGTCTCTCATAGTGCAGGATAGTCAAGGGAAGTGAACCACGACTTTTCTTCACAGCATTAGTTGCAGTATTGTGAGATTTAAATGTCTAACAGCACAGACAACAGCCTTGTGAAAGGCAAAGTAGGCATGACATTAGGTGCATCCAGGGAGGTGGATAATCTGTGTTCGGTATTGGGGATGGGTTTGGGAGAGGTgcacttgctgaaaatgtgttgctggaaaagtgcagcaggtcaggcagcatccaaagagcatgagaatcaacgtttcaggcatgagtccttcttcaggaatattcctgaagaagggctcatgaccaaagcgttgattctcctgctccttggatgctgcctgacctgctgcgcttttccagcaaaacattttcagctctgatctccaacatctgcagtcctcactttctccccgagaGATGTACTTGGGCATGTGGCAATTTACCTAGGAGCTAGACTAGGCTTTAAACtgtctaacatttcctgggtaaGACATAACTTTCCTGCTGTGGAATCTCAGAGTTTAATAGATATTTCAAAGGGTTTGTTGCAACAATAGGGATTCCGCAGGTTACTGATGTACAATCCCCCACATCTGGCCACCAGAAAACCCAGACCATTATTATTAATGAAATCCTTACATAAATGAAACCATGTTCAATTCAGTTTTCTCATGATTAAAATGGCAGCTAAATGAAGCTATTTCAATTCAAATGCACATACCATAGGTGTATTTCTTAAAAGGTGGTGGAAGACCAGGTTTTGAAGATAAATCTGTGGAAAGCAAAGACAAACATTTCTAAATAACATTGATGCAgattatcaaaaaaaaatcacatttggtTATGCTACAGCAGTTActcaaaaatgataaaaatatcaTAACTTCACCTGAATGGGAACATGGCTAATTATAATTAGCACAAAGTAAATAGAAAGGTAATTGAATAGAGAAGAGTCATCAAGTAAGAAATCATACTCAAAAcacaggaggacattcagcccgtTCAGTCCATGTTATCTCATTCAGCAATCCAGTCATTCCTACCCTATACACCAGAAAATGTATTTGTCAAGATCCTTTCCACTTCCACCATCTTTTTAGGTTGTAAGATCCAGTTCATTAACACTCATTGCAAAAAACATTCTTCCTCACAtccattctgcatcacaaacccaACAACTTAAATGCGTATCCTGTTGTACTTGCACCAATGCTAATGCATTAGCAAATGCAAACAAGTTTTCctcatctaccctatctaaagtTGTCATAAAGTAATAAAACTCTCTAAAATCTTACTCAAACCACCTTGCTCCAAAAATAAATACCAGCTTTACATAATGTTCGCGGAGCTAAAATATCTCATGTTGAggataattttataaatctcctctgcactctctcaaagACTTTAGATCCTTCCTAAATTGTCATaatcagaactgggcacaatacttATGACTTAACTAGAGTGTTATGAAGTTTTATTATAACTTCCCTGTTTTTGTAATCAGTATCTATATTTTTGAAGTCCAAAATCTCTGAATTCGTCCTGCACCTTCAAATATTTTAAGCAAATGAAACCCCAGGACATTCTGCATCTATGAAGTATATATTGCCTCTCCCTGCCAGGCCACATTACCTCACACTTCCCTGTACTAAATTCTATCAGTTATTTGTCTGTCCATTGTAGCCTACATTACCTTGCAGCTGATTGGTATCCTTGCTATTTGTCACGCCTATAAGTTTGATGGTATCAAGTTTGAACAATATTTTCCTACATCTAAATAACCGTATTTGTATATATTAAACAAAAGCCAATCTCTCAGTTATAGCACATTTCACAACCTGGGAAGTAATTCACACTCAGTGCTTTGAAGTATAATCACTGCTGCAATGTAAGGACAGGCATGTGCCAATTTGTGCGCCAATAGGTCTCACAAATGTATTAAGGTAGGTTCGTCAGGACAATAGCAACTTTAATTTTAACAACAATTTATTTTTTGCAATACTGATTGAGAAATAACTACAGAGAGAATTCTTCTATTCCACAAGACAACTGGCAAATTTTTAATATCTGTTTCTGAACAGACAAGGTTTTAACTTAAGATAGAACATGGTAGTACATCAGTTACCCAATCAATACTGTGTCAATAGTATCATTCATTCTATCAATTAATCTCTTCTACTCTCTAATCATACCAGACTTTTGCTCTTTATCCTACCTATTGTATTACTAAAATTCCCCAATTCTGACAAAAGGCCAGGACCTTAAtagtaactttgtttttctctccacagatgctgccaaatctggtcaagcattttctgtcttttattAAACAAAATAGCTTAACAGGTTGAATATAAAGAACAAATAGATATTTAtatcttttgccaattatctcaCCATTCTGAAGAACGTTAAGAAATTCCTGTACAGTCTGATTTACATTGACATCATGGTAGACCAGAGATTTGAAATTGCGATGTTCAAAGGACCGTACCAAACGAACTGTGACAGTTACTTTCTCAGGAGACATGTGTTGCGCTAAGAATTTTAATATGTTGAGCCTATGAATTGTAAAAGAATAATGGAGTTAACCCATGATGACAAAGAGAATTTGGTGTATGGTTCAAATTTAACATTTAAATACCAGAAAACATTATGAAAATACATTATTTGCATTCAAAAACATTAATTTCTGTTTTCCTACAAATTAAACTATAATTTGAGGTGACAAAAGAAAATAGCAGAAGAAATGCATTAATAGATTGCCCTCAAAATTGATTCAATAGTCAGACTGAATCCTGAGATTTGGTGATCAACTTAACCATGACACATTAAACAATGTTAGGAAATAAAAACAAGCAACAGCCTAAGTGGCAAGCCCAGAGACAACTCATCAAGGGGCATATGAAGATATTCTGCATCATGTGGAGCTGTGTGAAACTGTAACTAAAGAGCAAAGAAGATCAGGAACCATCCAGAATAGCATACTTGTTGCCACTTCGTTAACATGGCCACTTGCAGTGACTACTTTTAAAACAAAGGCTCATGgtaatgttgacattgctggctgggcttgCACTTATCATCCTTGAGAGGATAGAAGTTGTTACCATATATACTGCCTTGTCATTCCAGGTGGTAGATGTTTGAAAGGTGCCAtcagaggagccttggtgagttactacaATACATCAtgtagatggtatacattgcTGTCACTGATGGTGAAGGACATGAACAGGGTACCAGTCAAGTTGGCTGCTTCATTCTGAATGGCATCCAGTCTCTTGAAGACTTGAAAATAGCAGGtaatcagtaaatttgcagataatatgaAAATCACTGAGGTGGTAAATAGAGAGGAGGTTAGCCTTAGGTTACAAGAGGGTATAGACAGGCTGGTCAGATAGGTTGATCAATGGTAAATTGAAGTCAATCCAGAATTCATGAATGACTTGATGCACTTGGGTAGTACGAAGTGGGTGGAAATCTGCAACtcactgactgaaacagtgatagaggcagaaaccctcataagtATTTAGCTGTGCATTTGCAATCCAAGGCATACAACGCTATGGGTCTTGTGCTGGAAGATGGATTAGTATAGCCAAGTGCATGTTTTTAACGAGTCCAGTCTTGATGGGTCAAATACCCTATCTTCTGTGCTGTCGATATCTATGAAAGCAAGATTCAAAAATAGCGTTGGTGGAAATAAATTAATTCTTGTAGATGGTTGATTGACACTTGGGAGCCAGGAGTCCACAAACTGCAAAATCCCTAGACTCTGAAGTACTCTGAGCCAAATGCAGCTTCTGGTCAAAAGGAAACCTACGTTCCTGACAGTAGGAGATTCAGCAATTAAACATCAACTGATGATGATTATATTCTTTTCTGTTGAAGATCAGTGACTGGcacagatatacagcatggaaacagaccctttggtccaactcatccatgacaaccaaatatcccaacccaatctaggcccacctgccaacacctggcccatatccctccaaacccttcttattcatatactcatccagatgcctttaaaacgttgcaattgtactagcctctaccacttgcactggcagctcattccatacacctatcaccctctgtgtaaaagaaaaagttgacccttaggactcttttatatctttctcctctcattctaaccctatgccctctagttctagactcccccaccccagagaaaagactttgtctatttatccaatccatgccccacatgattttgtaaacatctataaggaaccatacccctcagcctccaatgctccagggaaaacaccccaagcctattcaagctctccctatggctcaaatctttaaatcctgacaacatccttgtaaatcttttctgaaccctttcaagtttaacaacattgttacgttaggaaagagaccagaactgcatgcaatattccaacagtggcctaatcaaatgtcctgaacagccataacatgacctccaaattcctgttctcaatactctgaccaataaacgaaagctaaccaaacaccttctgcactatcctacgactccactttcaaggagctatgaacctgaactctaggatctctttgttcagcaacactacagAGGACCTGCTAAgacttactttcccaaaatgcagcacctcacatttatctaaatgaaactccatctgccacttcgacAATCTTTGATATTGAACATGTTTTGCCATATTAAAGactactttagattagattagattccctacagtgggaaacaggcccctcggcccaacaagtccacaccaaccctctgaacagtaactcacccagacccattccctctgactaacacgatgggcaatttagcatggccaattcacctgacctgcacatctttagactatgtgaggaaacccacacagacatagggagaacatgcaaactggcactgtgaggcagcagtgctaaccactgtgccaccgtgctgcctgagtatctgaggagtcacaaacagTGTTAAATGTTATACAGTCATCAAACATCCCCACTCCTGCTCTTATGCAGGAGGGTTGGTCATTAactgggtctaggacactacatATTAATTTATACAGGTTGCACCCAGACACCAAGATGACTGACTTGCAACATCTACAGCCTTTTTCTTTTGCCAGGTATAATATTAAGCAGCTGACATTTTTCACTCATTCCCACTTTGACTCCAACAGGCTCGGGCTCCATGATGTCTTATTCATTGAATGCTGCTTTGACGTTTAgaacagtcactctcacctcaccagtTCAGCGCTCGTTTCCTAGCAGAACCCTAACTGAGTATCATTGAGCAAGTTATTACTTTGAAGTGCTGCTTGTCAGCACTGTCAGCAATtcattccatcactttgctgataatCGTGTTTTGGCTAGATTGGATCGGTCTTGTCGTGCACACAGAGC is from Hemiscyllium ocellatum isolate sHemOce1 chromosome 7, sHemOce1.pat.X.cur, whole genome shotgun sequence and encodes:
- the c7h2orf76 gene encoding UPF0538 protein C2orf76 homolog isoform X2 — encoded protein: MSPEKVTVTVRLVRSFEHRNFKSLVYHDVNVNQTVQEFLNVLQNDLSSKPGLPPPFKKYTYDTLKIIHQAHGAKTNDLVVSLDNDDQLVLKEASTLKEAGVAHETELAYFKREDYEKFKKNPVVLW
- the c7h2orf76 gene encoding UPF0538 protein C2orf76 homolog isoform X1; this translates as MLNILKFLAQHMSPEKVTVTVRLVRSFEHRNFKSLVYHDVNVNQTVQEFLNVLQNDLSSKPGLPPPFKKYTYDTLKIIHQAHGAKTNDLVVSLDNDDQLVLKEASTLKEAGVAHETELAYFKREDYEKFKKNPVVLW